The nucleotide window TTCAGACATCATCATTTACCTTCCTAGCTGGCTCACAAAAATGCCAGATCACATATGATTTGAACTTGATATAACGGTGAAAACCAAATATTGTTCTTTGACTGGAAAAGCTCAGAAAACCATATGAATTTCAGATGTAAATGATTTGAATATTTTGCTGTTCACTACAGGGAGCAGTACATCAGCCCAGCCTAATGGAGAAGCTTCTAGCACTTCTGTCCCTGGAGGTGCCATGCCAGGTTTCCCCTTCAACTTCCCTCCTCCACCGTTCCCTTCTGCACCATGGCTACCCatgccaccaccacctcccttCAGTAAGTTGCTGAGGAAAGGATGTGCAgtaatgttatatatatatatatatatatatatatatatatatatatatatatatatatatattttttttttttttttttttgaattttGAAATTATGCTTGCTAAATGGTTAAGTTGCTATATTTATATTGTGGTTGCCACCACCCGCAACATAAGGAAATCAACCCTAGCTTTGTAGAAATGTTATAGGCTGGGTAAATAGAAATGTGCATATTTTAGGTGAAAATGATTTTTGTCCACATGATCCTTTTCTTAAAGTGTTGTGTCCACACCTACATGCCAtagatgtgtttgttgttgttggtggtgtctGGAACACATTCGGGGGTGATGGCATTTTCAAGTCGTTCCATTTCAGGAGCTCGAAAGCGCCCGAGTAGACTAGTGTAGATGCGAGGTGCAAACACAAGTGTTTCAGAttcaaatgaaaacagaatcgTGTGGATGTAGCCTTAGTTCCATTTCAGAATCCCATTATTTAGTTGTCTTGATTGTAATGCATGAACTCCCCTGCCAGTGTCCTCGATGCCGCCGCCGCCCGCCTCCCTGTCCAGCATGTCTGATGCGGAGCTGCgggagctggagcaggagggCCGGCGGGGTCTAGAGGCCCGACTGCAGTGCCTCCACAACATCCACACGCTGCTGGACGCCGCCATGCTCAACATCCACCACTACCTCACCACCGTGGCCACACTCAGGTAAGCTAGAGCTTTTCCCaccagggtcaaaggtcatggaCCTCATTTATGAAGGGGTGAATGTGAAGGATAAACGtgggtgtgcttgtgttttGCGCTTGGCTCAGCCCCCCTCGGACTGAAGCCAGTGCTGGAGAGGCCAGTGGTCCCTCGACTTCCTCTAACACCAACAACACCACGGAGAACTCCAGCCAGGAGACCCCTGCTCAAAGCCGTGAGTAATAAGATTGGCAAATAATGGAATCATAGCCAAGAGTGCATCTTAGGAAAGAGGTGCTTGAGAGTTGACACAAAATACTATTGGAATTCGATTCAAATTGTATGAAGGTTGAAATGAATTATTTTATGTAACAAAGTTTCTGTGTCATCAGTAAATTATGTGTCTAGATGAGCTATCAAGGACACTAACTGATTGCCCCTCTGGATCATTTTGTTTATGTGCTTTAGTTTAATTGCGGACACGTAGCTTGGAAATTACTTACCAAGAAGCAAAACCTATTAAATCACGCTCCATTTAAAAAGTCAACTGACAATTATCTGATGGGTATTTCAAGTGTCTCAGACTACTTAGAAAGAAAAATGTCACGTTTAATTTCATTAAAGCCAACACATTTCTCCTTGCTTGCCGTTGAAACAGCTGAGCCAGTTTTGGGGGCGACGGGTTTCTCTCAACCAGACTCCACCACCgcggaggagaagaaggaggaggaaggagaggccGCGGCGGAGGAGGAGAGCGACGGCGGAGAGCCCAACGCGGCGGAGCTCAGGCGGAGACGCCTCCGCAAGCTGGAGACCACTCCACCCCCTGACCACTGATGCCCACTCAACCATGCTGGATGATGATCACTTTTAACAAAAGACTTCAGTCAGCTGACTTCATCTTATGTGTCTCTCCTCACGCTGGGCAAAGCTACACGGCCAGGCTGGACGAGGAGGAGACCCGATGTGCCCTTACCCATTCTTTAACATCGCATACATGGGGACAcggtgttgtgcatgtgtgcagcaCTACTTTTAGCTCATGGAACGTTGCGCGTTTAGGAACGAATCATGAACCGTGGGCTCTACTTACTGTGTAGGGTGAACCAATACTATGCGGCCAACGTTGGCCGACATTTTGCTTTTACTGTTGACTTGATTAAATTTGGGTAGGAGTTGTTTTTGTATGCTTTATGTTTCAAATTTGGATATCTTTCTCTAGTTTAGAATATGTTACAGCTGCAGTACATTGGGAAGAGTTGGTTTTAGCTACAGCCATTGTGTCCTTAAATTTGGCCTAAGGGTGTTTTGTTTATATCTTCAGTGTATTCCCAGCCCACTCTGGGGGAAGTGAATTTTCTGTGTGGTGAGAATGAGACATGTGAGACACGGTCTCTGTGGTGAGAATGAGACATACCGTGTGAGGACTAATTTaaattgtacatactgtataaagAGTATTAGAAGCATCTGTACATACTGAAGAGTAAataattcaaattaaacttTGCTTGACGTCAACGATCACAAAACCAATGTAGTTTCTGCATTTGTAGAaacatttgtgtatgtgcaaaTGTAACAGCCAATTTAGGAAGCTCAGTGATAAAACCAGTGAATCATCTACATGGAGATGTAGTATTAAGAACTCTAAAAATAAGTACAAGACAAAATGGTTTAATGGTTTTTTATATATTAATGCCATCTTTCACAAGTTCCCTTTTAAATTGAGCCACATATTAACAATGATTAATACACAGCAACCTTATGCCTGATCAATCCCTTGTATTTACCCCCCCCGGAATCAAAGAATATATCTTATATCTAAAATACTTATTTAAAGGTGTAGGTCATAGGAAAATAATTTAGAGAGCAATCTTTACAGGTTAAAGTATTAATAAAAATACATAAGTTTATACATCTAAAATCATGACTGAGGAATGATAAACATTCTAGAGACATTTACCCTTTTATCCACAAGAACTAAGACTGACTGACATTTGAGAGGGTAAAACTGTCAGTTTTTGGTTCCCTATAGCTTTAATATAGACCAGTGAGCTACTGGATCCCAGATGACCTCATCTCATCAAGAGAAATCACAGGTGTCTTTGACAAAATAGTGGTCTGGAATGTGAAGGTGCAAGTAGTCTCAAAGAAGTAGAAGAATTTGAGTGCAAATACTCCCCCTTGACGGAGGTCTTGGAAACCCCAGAGTATTTTGTGTCCTCTGGTCAGTTCTGGGGAGTGGAGTAGAGGGAGTGGTGCTGGTTGGTCTGGTCGTTGGGATTGGCAAAGAGAAGGGGCGCTGTCTCACTTGTGCCAAACCAGCTAGACAGAGGAGATCAGAAGAGAACATTCAATGTAATAGGCCTGTGTACCAAAATGATCAGTCCAACACTATCAAAAGAGTCTTCTCCTCAGACTTACACTATGGATCAAACCATTAGCCTCTTTACTGAATATCTGATTTGACAAGTTATTTGGCTAAATGATATCACACATTTAACAACAAAAATTAATTTTAATAAATTTACTTAGAGCTTTGCTACATGACTGTGTGCATAAATGTGCTTAAAATGTCAAAACAATGACAATTGGCTGTTATGGATAAGTAGGCTTATGTTTATTATGGGTTCCACAACATTAATTCTCATTTGAATGCATCTGGGAAAAACACTTTAACTGAATATTCTCTTGAATAGTCTGTGGTGACTATTACCTGCTATGGTGATTGAGGCCCCAAGGACCACCTGTGTCGTCGTCCATCCTCCGAGGGTCATCAAAGAAGTAGGAACGTGGGCCTTGACTGCTAATGGCTGGAGTATAATTCTACAGCAAAACATCTTTAATCAAAACTGGGATCTTGTACCAACTGACACCGTTAGCACAATGGCAGTAAACAGGTCATGTATACTCACCACTTCCTGTGAAGGCTGGCGGACTCTGAATATGAGAATGAGCAAACTGGTGGGGAGCAGCTCCCAGATAAAGAGAATTGCCCCGAACACCAGGTACCCCGTATCACCAAGCTCGCTACGGAGGTCAGCCTTTAATACATTCAGACAATAGACAGACATGATCATCAAGAACAGCACCAGGGTGAATGAATACTCTCAAGACAGTGATTTACTCAGCTGATGAAAACACATCATTGTCCATCTAGGcccaaagtgtggtccggggaccactggtggtccgcaagctatctcaagtggtccgcgagcaaaCGTGGTAATTGCAATagttgcaatattgaaccaacttgtatgtaaatcctgcaacactgcctatagctacgccagtttaaatcatatgaatcctctgacaataagcaaggtgcaaaaacagtaagcaaggtggttcagtgagtaggcctattgtgtaatataatgTTGACGtaagtctactgtttttttttttttagctaggtccgtgattctttttttattggttaagtggtccttggtctgaaaaagtttgagaaacactgatctaggCTAAAAAAGGCTTTAATTGTTCAGCTCTGCAGCTGGGTGAGCAGTGGATTCATGTACCTGGTCTGAGACGTTGTACCAATCAAAGTCAAAGGATTCCACCTTGTGATTTTTGGACAACATGAGCACTGCAAGATTGTAGCAAGCCCTACTAGAGAACAACAAAATCACTCCTGCTCCCTGTACAGCAGTCTGGCATACCGATGTCCCCTGGAGAAATGAGAAACACATTTGTCCTTATTTGCTCCATTGTACAACACAACCCATaaatggaaaataaaacaacaacaaacaattcAATAAAACATGGTGGGCATAGAACACAACACAAATTCTGTGCAGCTTCCAAAAATAGCACTTGGGCTTGGAACAGGGATGAATAGTTTGGCTGAAGTCGTGCGTTACCCTATTGTGCGCGTTGAGACTGGTCGAGGGAGAGAGGCGGGTCAGGAGAAGCAGAGAGGCAGCCAGACAGATGGCCTGCACGATGAAGAGCAGGTCATTGACCAGGACCCGCACAAGTACCAGCCTCCAGGTCTTATCGCCAGCCTCTCCCTGCTCTCCGAGGGCGGCGCACACCACGTTCACACAGAGGAAAAGCGCACTCATGCCGCCGTAGGCGCAGCGGGCCACATACCTGCGAGAACAAACAGGGCGTCATGCGTCAAGTCAACTGGGGCTTTCCTTCAGGCAAAGAAATCTGTTATTTTTACTTCACTATGGTCAACTTACAGTCCTTTGCTTGGCTCGTAGCTGTACTTCCCCCTCACTTTCAGCACGAGCTGTACAACACAATGGTCTCATGTGAGTTCAACTCCAACCAAAGCCACTCAAGGCAATATTGTGCATAAATATCCCAGATGTCACTTACCTGTGTGAAGTACAGGTTGATGAGACTTAGGGTGAAAAACTGCAAGCATACGGGGCAGCAGTAGAGCAGCCAGTAGACTGGGGTGGGCAGGTGATTGGCTGCCAAAGCATTACAAAAATAGAAGGAAAAAAGGGTGGTGCGCAAGGCTGCCCAGAAAAGGCATAAAAAGAGGAAAACGCTCTGGTAGCTCCAGCGCTTGTGGCGGTATCGCAAAAGGAGCCAAAGCTGTATATACACTATTATGAAGAGACTTCCGTATAGGCAGGTGTACAGGGTGGTGAACCCCAACTGCACGGATGGGGCCATAGCAGGCTGAATAGGATAAGGGTTGAATGAGGAGTTGGGCGAAACAGTAGTTGGAGCTTGGTTTTCCATTTTGCTCTACAGTTGGTTGACTTAGATTAAGTGAGTTCTGATGGATGAGAGTCTGAGGTAGAAATTAAGTTGATAGCCTACTGGTTGCAAACAATTTGCACAGTGATGAGAGTGAGTCAGTTTAAGATTTTGTCTAAGGAATATGGAATATGGTGAAAAGAACCCACTGATGTATACTCAACAACGATGGATGctattgttgttgtgttgtgttgttattgCGTCTTAATAAAACGCTTCCCTGCAACACCTGATGTGTAAACATAGTTTAAGAACAGTGCTATAGGTCTATAATTTCCCATagtccaaaacaaacaaactaaataaaaataatacacTCAAATGAGATAATTCTGTAATTCCCTTGTCCTATGCTCCAggaacacactcaaaacacctgAAGTCCATGTCCttcaaagaagaaaagaaaagggggAAAATCCATTATCCATTCTGGACATACAGTCTGGTTACAAAGTGTACTTTCGGAATAGCTTCTAGTGTACTTTCGTTATGCGAACTAGGGATAACTGGGTAGGTAGTGCTAGTTCCTGTTATGTGATTATGTAAGTAGTAGTTGGATTAATAGAAATACTCGACAATCGCAGTGCACAATCGACAGCTATATTGATCTGAATACTAATTACTGGATTGACAGTATTACagagcactacactacactactattGATGAGTCGACCTGATTCCTatgctagctagcaagctaactgaTTTGACAGTTTGCGtcatcgttgttttgggaccgCTACAATGTATTTCCCAAAACAAGACACTGGAATATCATTCTCTCGTTTTATCTGTCATCTGTAACGTTGCTAATATTACTCAGTGACAACACAACGCTAACAATGCAGTTTCTCTTTAAAACGACTTCATAATATTgtgcccactggttagcacgtaacgttaaaaacatagccagttAGCTTTTGTGTTTAACGTTAAAGACTAAGTTAACAGAAGGCATCCCTTAGGCTATAATGATAACCTCCAAGACCTTTAAagttacagctgttgaaaaACAGTATTCAAAACTATAATCTTACCTCTCTGAGTGTGCTTGTATTTCTGGGGATTTTCATTGTGTACTATCCAAACTTCTGTTTCATATCTTGTTAGTGGTAGGTGGATTCCACTTTAAGCTGACTACTGCCACTAGCGGTGTAGGAAGTCACTCACGTTTGCATGgcatcagagaatgtctaaaaaggggagaactgccactctcggaaaacttccggtttctgaactggttgcagttccttctgtggttcttcatgagggcgctcgtccacgagtgcagaatgcatggaggtctatggagctgtacccctcaaaatccacttttctcaggatatatttttttatataataaaaatattttttaaagtaatttgagtattgtattcgaaaggggggggcaaagaaaatacacttggttgagtattatattttttaaagtcacttaattgttctaaaaagcctttaaaatgtgtcaataacgtcattcattagcacaatgctagcgtgttatgtgcaacaatgacccaacctgtaagaaatcaaaaggacataagtactcgttcataaaacttttgacctataacccatgttgaagttatacaaactacaatcaaatctgagatttgtcaacgacaatcaggtgaaagagacaaatttagccgtctagctccattgactcccattcattctgcactcatggcgatcgcccccagtggaactctggtggaactgcatccaaaattcggtacaatgggacttaatacggagtggcaaggctctccgtagacgggctctgatggCATCATAAACAAACCAGTTGGCCTAAGGTTAAGGCCTAAACATGTGATCGTGGATAAAGTATGCCCAGAGAATGTCAtacgtagacgggctctggtatgACTAAATTGCCACATGTATGTCTATTTCTGCCGCCAATGCACTGTAGTCTATGCCAACTCAAAATAGTGAAGGATAATTGGGAACTATGATGCACTATCCAAGTCTTTgatttaggcctacaatagcaATTTTCCTTGATTTGCTATACATTGcatttgtgtaggcctataggccttaTTAGCTttataatataaacatatactATAACCGTGGACGCTCCATTTCGTTTGTTCCAAAgaaatcttatagtattttgtgtCAAAATATTATAGCATTTCTATAGGAATACTATATGCTACTATTTTGGGGCGTATTATAGAAGTACTACGACTGTACTTTAGGTAAACAATAGAATAAGGATATTATAGAGGTATTATGGCAGAAGTATTACTCTACACTACTATAGAAATGTTATAGTAGGCCAGGCCTATTACTTGAGTTCTCATTTGATGCTCAACTTCTTCAAGTATCAATTAGCTCATGAGTCGGGAATTGTCTTAACTTAAATTTCCTTTTTGTTGACAAAATGGATGAACTAGGCCTACATACAAAGAACCAGTGCAATGTAAGTTATAGGAAATAACTAGTCTATGACATTTGGGAAATTATAATTAAAGTAATATATGAATTATTTATGAATAATAATTGCTACCTCTAACACAGGTAGgccatgctaattatgctaattatagGGCACCAGATATTATGTTGTAAAACCAGCAAATCCATGCAATATCTCAAATTTTCACTTTACATAGGGTCTGAAGCTTCCATCGACCATTGCAAGTGGGACAAAATGCTCAGCTGATCTCCAGATCCAAAAGAGTGAGTCAAACATCTGTATCCATCCCTGAAGAGGCACATTTGCCACAAGATAGACTTACTTGAAACAAGAAACAATGAGTAGGAATCTTCCTTAATGCAAATGGTCAGTCCAACTTCTTTTTTCACACAGAGGGTCATACCGGGACAGGTGATGCTTCACTTCAGCTCTCCCCATGGTCCAACTTGGTTTCTTCCCTGATGTCGAGTCATTCACACTCATGGATCAACTCTCTTGCATGGGACTTAATGAGTATGTTGTATCACCGAAAACCTTCACTCTGACACACAATGTTACAATTATTTTTCAGGCATAGAGAGATCCTTGGAAATGTGTTAAAGTAAGAAACTAATAGTACCAGTATAGTGTCTGCAACTCATCTGTGAAATATCACTTTACTTGTTCTACCACTTCTACCACTACTTATCACCACTTGTCTTTGTTCAGCACCTCACCATGGTGGAACCCAAACCTGTGAGAAGATCAGGGTCTGGGTGTCGGCTGCAACCAAAGAGGTGATTCTGCCTGCCGTCACCAAGTACCAACTAAAAGTGAAGTATAATTAATTCAATCTGAGCAGGCTTCCAGCTAAAATAGAATTGAAAGTGTTCAACTGTTTTGTGGAAGCATGGTCACACAAATATCTGCATATGATATCATCATATGGTCATCTCCAAgatggactattgtaattcactattagctggcttacctgcttgtgtagtaggatcattacagctgaatgctggagcacgcctggtcttcaatcagccaaagaggaaacatgtaactcctctcctagttactctccattggcttcctatagcagccagaattcaatttaaatctctaactttggcctataggacactgactggatctgctccttgttattttaattcaatgatcatgatgtacatccccaaccgcccactgcggtcttctgataaGCGTCttttgtgtcgaccagtcataaacgctacgtcaaattcaagactcttttcctcagtggttccatgttggtggaataagtttcccagtgctctccgttcctatgatatttttgggtcgtttaagaggggtctaaaggcatatctgttcaacatgcacttagttctttaagcgcttcttatgcattatggtttgtataatattgttttacttccattaggctgttgacattgctgtttactattgatattctccttaatgtagtcttaccatgttattgtttttatattattgattgaatagacattattgtttattatttcctcattttcattgtgtatttcattaggctattgattgaattgacattgtttattattgctattctccttattatagtctgaccaacatttaaatttgttccctgttaaatttaagtattatattgttttgtatttgtatgtcgctttggacaaaagcgtatccataaccataaccatatgaaACTGTAGTGTAGGTTACAGACCATAATGAGTTTAATTAATTCAACATTTGACCACATTTAAAAAGACCTGGGTTATTGAAATGACAAAACTGCAATGATTTAAAATGTCTCAAATAAGGTCTAACAAACTTGGGCTAGCCTTACCTCTCTTAAAAGCATTATGTAAGCATTATGTATTCCTTGATGAGAGTGGCTttgtcaaagatccttgattaccgctttaaccctctctggcttTGTTATTTGCAGGCTGTTAGTGACAAAAATGTTATTTTCCCTATGTTCCGCTAGATGGTGCAATATCATTGATGACACCTGACGCCACCGCCAATTGTCACCAAGAAGAGGAAACCGCGGCTATTTTAATTCAAACCATTATTTGTTTTGACGATGTTTACATTCGATGATGACATATCACCATCTCCTTTGTGGATAACGTAACATAACATAATAACATAATGGTTAACTTTGATAGTTGACTTTCCACTTCTAAAACAAAGTACCGCTGATATTACATTACTGTTTAAtatatgttttattttgaatttCACGAAGCCAACGATAACTTCCAATAACTAAGTATGGGAAGGAAAAGTGCTGTTGCCTCTGAAAAATCATTGCGACGATCGGCTCGAATCAGAACCATGGGCGCTTTGTCAGAGGTGGGTATTTTAAAATTGGATGAAGTAAGCGAGGTTTTCCGCCTCACTTTTTCCTGTAACGTTACAGTATTTTCATGGCCACGTAGCAGTGATGAGGTTAGTCAGACACACTTAGCTGGCTAATGTTATGGTTTTGGCGCGCGGTTTCTTTGTTTTCTTACATGCAAAATAGTTGCTAAAGTATAAAGTTACTTTAAGCTAACGTCTGTGAAGCACTTGTAACATTGGACTATAAAATATGGTAAGTTTGCTTGACTTTTCATGATCAAACTAGCGATAGCGAGCTAGCTTGCTTTATACCAAAGATTCTTCATCAACCGACTCTGTTTATACATCATGTCAGTTGGTCTTTGCAACGTTACTTCCTAGTTTGTCAGTCAACCAGTTTAATTTTGCGTTGTTTAGGTGTAGCCGCTTAACCGCTAATATaaagttattctttttaatgtcattCTCGATTCCGTTCTGTTCTGGATAGTTTTGAGTAGCACGTATTTTAGCCAGCTAGCAGCTATGCAGATTGATGAAGTGTGCTACCTTGACTGACCGTATCAACTTTGCCCACATCAACAGGAATCGGAGAAGACAACAAGGCCTGAAAGCATGCACGCTATTTCGGAGGATGATGAAGAGGCACGCAAATCTGCCAAACAGCCTACATCTCGGATTCCAACTTTTCAAAGCTCACTAGCTCGTAAAAAGCCTGTTAGTAGTGCAGAATCGCTTAGTTCAAGTCAGTCCCGACAGGAGGCATCAGCTATACCCAGTCAGACTAAAGACAAAGTAAGTCATGCAGGAGAAATGCCTAAAACCAAATCCCTCAGTGGAAGAGAAACGGCTCTCCCTCTTCCTTCTGTTCACCTACCAGGAATGTTCTCTGATGCTCATGCCTTTGGTGATCATACCAGTTTTTCAGACGCCACTGGACTTTCTGCCAGCAGGAAAGACTCTCCTAAACAAGGAATTCCAGACCAGCTTCAACGACCCTCACTCCGATCTGATCCAGAGTCTAGCAGACCAGAGTTACCGGATTCTGTCCCAGAGTTACCTGATTCTATCCCCGAGTTTGCCTCTGAAGCTTCATGTCCAGATCAAGATACCACATCTGAAGATGTGCAGGAGCTGTCAGATACCGATTTTGAAGATCAGAAAGAAACACAAGGGACCTCCAACAGCGCTGATGAAGAGACTGACTTTGCTTTAAAAGAGGAATCCTTTGGTCTGGAGGAATGCCTAGAAGAAACTTTTCCTCTGAAACAGACTGAATGTCTAATTGAAGGGACAGATCACGAGAACTTGATTACGGGAGAGGAATGTACCACAGAGGGGGAGAAAGTGAAGATTGTTTCCTCAGAATCAGTGAAGACTGAAGAACTACTTATGGAATGCTCTTCACAAGAAGAGGCCCACAGTGGGTTAGATAGAAATACAAAATTGTCAAAGGATTCTGAGGCACTTGCAAGCAAACTTTTGTCATCTCCAGATGAGGTAGGGGGGGAAATGGATGAATCAAATGTATCTTCAAGTCAAAGCACTCCAAAATCTTCATCATCAGCAAAGGTAAATAAATGCTTAATTGGATTCATGACTGTGTAGTCTGATGCTTAAGAAGGTTGATCCTTGTTCGTAAAATATACTGgacgttgtttttttttgtaacacaCTGAAATATTTTGACAGATGCAACAAGACTTGAAATTGTTGTCGGTCAGCATTGTAGAGTGAATATCTTAAGTTTTCAGTCACCCCAATAATCATGTATGCATTTAGAAATGAATGAATCAATTGTTTTCATGGGCAAGTTTTATTGCAGTGAATTGTCATCCCATGTTCTGATTTTTGTAGGCACACAGAGGGAGCTTTGCACTCTTCTGTTTGCTCCCAACCACTCTCTTGCTTTTGGGTGGATTTGGTCAGCATGTTTGGCTCTATGGCATTCCTAAATCTACGTCGCACCTACTGGATCAACTGGAATTACACTGGCTAGAGGGATTCTGGATGCCTCAAGAGCACTGCACTTCAGATTGTCGGTGAGAACATATCCCCACTGTTTGAATATAAAGCGTTTTCTATAGTTATCTTTACTCTGATGAGGTAACTAATATTTACTATCATATCTGATTTTAATACTATGCTTTACTTCCTAATGTTTTAGTTTCAGCTTGGTTGAGAGTATTCCTGAAGGTTTAGTATTTGCACCTGGATCACCACTCCTGCCAAGCATTTCACAAACATGGAAGGATCTACTCGACAAGGCAAACAAATCTGTCGATATTGCAGCTTTCTACTTCACCCTCAGAGATAGTGACTTGGGTCTTACAGAGCCCAGTGCAGATGAGGTAAGAGATTGTGAACATACCTTTTAAGTCACACTTAACAGGTCTAGTTTTGCTCCTGTTTACAGTGTGATCTATTTCTTGTCTTTGGTATTGGTATCTATTTCTTGTCTTTGGTGTTGAGTATTGGTGGTACCACGAGAGGCCTGTTACTGAAGCAACAACTTCTAACTACCAGAGCCTTCTCTCTGATCGCAAATGAAAGCGCTCATTCGTATGACATGCCTGGCCTTTAGCACAGTATTGAAGGAAATCTTCAAAGACTTTTTGATCATGCGCCTGTCTCCATCTGTGTCTGTCATGTTGTAGGGGAGACAGGTGTTCACCAAGCTGATGCAACTGCAGCCGAGAGGAGTGAAACTCCGCGTAGCCGTCAACAGTCCTCAGTCATATCCAATGGACGTGGAGGAGCTAGCCTCTGCAGGTGGAAATAACCTGTATATAACCCCTACTTTCAACCTCATTTGTGTCAGGAATGGTTTCAATATTGCCatgattaagtgattcaattgGACCTCTATGATTGTTCTTAATAATTTAATGTTCTTAATATTTTAGGTGCAGAAGTGCGACCTGTTGACCTCCAGTCTGTGACTGGGGGCATCATCCACACCAAGATGTGGGTTGTGGACAAGAAGCACTTCTATGTTGGAAGTGCAAATATGGACTGGCGGTCTCTCACCCAGGTATTTGCAGCAAAAATGTATTGATGCCAGCCTGACGTAACATCCAGCTAAATGTGTATTTAAGGCTGAAAATATAAATGCTATAAGATCAATGGTTTCAGGATTCTTCAGGATAAATGTATCTA belongs to Alosa sapidissima isolate fAloSap1 chromosome 20, fAloSap1.pri, whole genome shotgun sequence and includes:
- the gpr137 gene encoding integral membrane protein GPR137, with the protein product MENQAPTTVSPNSSFNPYPIQPAMAPSVQLGFTTLYTCLYGSLFIIVYIQLWLLLRYRHKRWSYQSVFLFLCLFWAALRTTLFSFYFCNALAANHLPTPVYWLLYCCPVCLQFFTLSLINLYFTQLVLKVRGKYSYEPSKGLYVARCAYGGMSALFLCVNVVCAALGEQGEAGDKTWRLVLVRVLVNDLLFIVQAICLAASLLLLTRLSPSTSLNAHNRGTSVCQTAVQGAGVILLFSSRACYNLAVLMLSKNHKVESFDFDWYNVSDQADLRSELGDTGYLVFGAILFIWELLPTSLLILIFRVRQPSQEVNYTPAISSQGPRSYFFDDPRRMDDDTGGPWGLNHHSSWFGTSETAPLLFANPNDQTNQHHSLYSTPQN
- the pld7 gene encoding 5'-3' exonuclease PLD3 isoform X2, with amino-acid sequence MESEKTTRPESMHAISEDDEEARKSAKQPTSRIPTFQSSLARKKPVSSAESLSSSQSRQEASAIPSQTKDKVSHAGEMPKTKSLSGRETALPLPSVHLPGMFSDAHAFGDHTSFSDATGLSASRKDSPKQGIPDQLQRPSLRSDPESSRPELPDSVPELPDSIPEFASEASCPDQDTTSEDVQELSDTDFEDQKETQGTSNSADEETDFALKEESFGLEECLEETFPLKQTECLIEGTDHENLITGEECTTEGEKVKIVSSESVKTEELLMECSSQEEAHSGLDRNTKLSKDSEALASKLLSSPDEVGGEMDESNVSSSQSTPKSSSSAKAHRGSFALFCLLPTTLLLLGGFGQHVWLYGIPKSTSHLLDQLELHWLEGFWMPQEHCTSDCRFSLVESIPEGLVFAPGSPLLPSISQTWKDLLDKANKSVDIAAFYFTLRDSDLGLTEPSADEGRQVFTKLMQLQPRGVKLRVAVNSPQSYPMDVEELASAGAEVRPVDLQSVTGGIIHTKMWVVDKKHFYVGSANMDWRSLTQVKEVGVSVENCSCLAQDAARIFGIYWDIGDRKNGSLPPYWPGRFSALSSANHPLVVNVNGVPARVYLSSAPGPLSALGRSGDLSTILSVIADARKFIYISVMDYLPLSQYTTPVRFWPPIDTAIREAACARGVEVNIMVSCWNHSPRSMFIFLESLSVLSQPPLQCKVRVKVFQVPSTTAQQEIPFARVNHAKYMVTDRVVYIGTSNWSEGYFTQTAGVGLVVNQTGSETAEGQKTMQSQLQGIFERDWNSAFAGDLSNKHVQQCGKK
- the pld7 gene encoding 5'-3' exonuclease PLD3 isoform X1 codes for the protein MGRKSAVASEKSLRRSARIRTMGALSEESEKTTRPESMHAISEDDEEARKSAKQPTSRIPTFQSSLARKKPVSSAESLSSSQSRQEASAIPSQTKDKVSHAGEMPKTKSLSGRETALPLPSVHLPGMFSDAHAFGDHTSFSDATGLSASRKDSPKQGIPDQLQRPSLRSDPESSRPELPDSVPELPDSIPEFASEASCPDQDTTSEDVQELSDTDFEDQKETQGTSNSADEETDFALKEESFGLEECLEETFPLKQTECLIEGTDHENLITGEECTTEGEKVKIVSSESVKTEELLMECSSQEEAHSGLDRNTKLSKDSEALASKLLSSPDEVGGEMDESNVSSSQSTPKSSSSAKAHRGSFALFCLLPTTLLLLGGFGQHVWLYGIPKSTSHLLDQLELHWLEGFWMPQEHCTSDCRFSLVESIPEGLVFAPGSPLLPSISQTWKDLLDKANKSVDIAAFYFTLRDSDLGLTEPSADEGRQVFTKLMQLQPRGVKLRVAVNSPQSYPMDVEELASAGAEVRPVDLQSVTGGIIHTKMWVVDKKHFYVGSANMDWRSLTQVKEVGVSVENCSCLAQDAARIFGIYWDIGDRKNGSLPPYWPGRFSALSSANHPLVVNVNGVPARVYLSSAPGPLSALGRSGDLSTILSVIADARKFIYISVMDYLPLSQYTTPVRFWPPIDTAIREAACARGVEVNIMVSCWNHSPRSMFIFLESLSVLSQPPLQCKVRVKVFQVPSTTAQQEIPFARVNHAKYMVTDRVVYIGTSNWSEGYFTQTAGVGLVVNQTGSETAEGQKTMQSQLQGIFERDWNSAFAGDLSNKHVQQCGKK